In Luteipulveratus mongoliensis, the DNA window CGTGGCCTCCGGTGGCATCTCGACGATCGAGGACCTCGAAGCGTTGCGCGGCCTTGTCAGCGACGGTGTGGAAGGCGCGATCATCGGATCCGCGCTCTACCGTGGGGCTTTCACGTTGCCCGAGGCTCTTGACGCGGCCGGCTTGCCGTGACGGACAGCGACCCCGCCGCGGACTCGGCGGGTCAGGAGTGGTCGGGCCGGAGTCTCGGCAGCACGGGCTTCGACGACGACTCCGGATCAGCCGATCCCGCTCTGCTGACCGCGTTGGCCGACCCGACCGACGAGCAGGCTCTGATGCGAGCGGTCGGCGCAGCGCGCCTGATCGTGCCGATCGTCGCGGCGCCAGGTGAGGTCGATGAGTCAGGCCCGCTCGCTGTCGAGAAGTCGACCGACATGGCCGTCGTCACGCTGACCGCTCCTGACGGGCAGCGCGCGCTGCCGGTGTTCTCCGGGGTCGAGGCGCTGCTCGCGTGGGACAGCTCTGCACGGCCGTCGCCGGTCACGGCTGCTCGCGCCGCGCAGGCGGCAGTCTCCGAGCGGTGCGACGTGATGGTCCTCGACCTGGCCTCACCGAGGGTCACGACGCTCCGGCCGAGCATGGTGTGGTCCCTCGCGCAGGAGGCGAGCTGGTTGCCTGCCCATCTGGATCCCTTTGTGGCACAAGCCGTTTCGCGGGCCGTCGCCGATGAGGCCGACGTTGACTCCGTCGCTTGTGAGGATGGCGGCGAGGCCGGGCCAGGCGTTCTACGGATCGCGCTCACCGTCCGTCCGGGTCTGGCCACCGAGCAGCTGCAGGCCCTGGCCACCCGGATCGGCGAACGCATCGCCACTGACGGCGAGACCCGAGCGCGCATCGACGGTCTGGCGTTCTCGCTGCGCACCGCCCAGCCCTGACGCACAGGACCGCAGAAGGTTCGAGCGCCATGACGCTCGAACCTTCTGCTCCTGCCTGGTGGTGAGGACGCTCGCGTCAGCTGCCCTGGCGGACATGACGCATCAGCGCTTGTTGGCCTTCAGGGCGTCGAGCCGCTGTCGCATCTCATCGGCGCTGATCTCGCCGCGAGCGTAGAGGTCACGCACGGTGCCGGCCGCGTCGTAGCGACCGCCCCGCCAACGGCGTGAGGCGAAGAAGATGATCGTCCCGATGACGAGCAACGGGATGATCGGGAAGAACGGCCACGGCGGGCCGTCCCAGTGATCGTGGTAGTCGGTGGCCATCTGTGTGAGTGCTGTATTCATGTCATCCAGGCTCGCCGAGACAGGCGTTCAACACATCGGCTCGACGTTGAGATCGACGCTGCACACCCGTCGTACAACGCCCATTCGCAAATTGCCATTACGGCAACACAAGTTGCCCGGCGGTGCGAGTCGGGCGCACTCTCGTGAGCATGACGAACTCAGCGCAGTACGACGTCCTCGTGATCGGCGGCGGTGCCGCCGGCCTGTCCGCCGCTCTCACTCTCGGCCGCATGCGGCGATCGGCGCTGGTCGTGGACGCGGGGGAGCCCCGCAATGCCCCGGCGGCACACATGCAGGCGTTCCTCTCCCGTGACGGGCTGCCGCCGCGGGAGCTGCTCGAGATCGGGCGTCGTGAGGTGAAGAGCTACGGCGTCGAGATCGCCGATGATCGAGTCACCGAGATCGCCCAGGTGCCAGGCGGATTCGAGGCGCGTACGGCTTCCGGGCGG includes these proteins:
- a CDS encoding SseB family protein — its product is MTDSDPAADSAGQEWSGRSLGSTGFDDDSGSADPALLTALADPTDEQALMRAVGAARLIVPIVAAPGEVDESGPLAVEKSTDMAVVTLTAPDGQRALPVFSGVEALLAWDSSARPSPVTAARAAQAAVSERCDVMVLDLASPRVTTLRPSMVWSLAQEASWLPAHLDPFVAQAVSRAVADEADVDSVACEDGGEAGPGVLRIALTVRPGLATEQLQALATRIGERIATDGETRARIDGLAFSLRTAQP